ATGGACGCTCCAGGCCGGCATTTTCCCAGAAAATCTGGCGAGCATCGCTCTTCATAGGTCGTGCGGATTCCGGGAGGTCGGACGACGGGAACGCCTGGGATCCCTGAACGGCGTCTGGCGGGATGTGTTGCTTTTTGAGCGCCGAAGTCGATTGTTAAATTTTGTTTAGATAATTATGTTACGCTGATATAAGTTCAGAAGTTATTCTCTTGCAAGAATGCATTTTCATAAAATATTCATTAATTAAAAGCGCATCATTTCATTGGAAATTGCAACTTTTTACGTAACAATAGAGTTTGTTTAATTTTTCTTATACAAATTCCCTGCGCCCCTTATGGTGTTAAATTGTTAATTCCCAATCGGTTCGCAATTGTGATGGTGCTGACAGTTTTTGGTTTACTAATCGCCAGCAGTAACGCCATGGCCTATATCGGGCCGGGTTCCGGGATGGAGTTCATCGGCTATGCCATGGGACTCCTGGTAATGCTCGGCGCCGCATTTTTCAGCATGCTGATGTGGCCGGTCTACACCGTATTGCGTTGGATTCGCGGCCCGAAACTTCCCACTGTGGCCGAACAAAAAACCGATGACTCGATTTTAACTCCTCCGACAGCCCCAATCGAAAATTCGACGGAATCCGAACCGGCAAAAACGAATTCCCCGGTAGTGGGATGACAACATCCGTAAGTGCTCCTCGAGTGAATCCCCGCCCAAAACCGAGCGTCGGAAAGGATTCGCCCTTTTACGTTTCGCCTACACTCGATTATCTCAGTCGTCTGGTAACTCGCTTTCCCAATCTCTGGTTGAGATTGGGAAGTTTGGAATCATCGCTTCTCGCTCCCCGACTGTCCAGAATCAACATCACTCAGCCAATTTACATCTGTGGCTTGGCCCGATCGGGTAGCACGCTTCTGCATGAAATTCTCAGCTCCCATTCCAGTGTCGGCACGCACCGCATAAAAGATTACCCTTTCATTTCGACTCCCTACTGGTGGCGCACGGCCACAGCTTTCAATCGCGCTACGAGTCTCCGGGAACGTCCGCACCGCGATACGATGATGGTTTCTTCGGAAAGTCCAGATGCCATCGAAGAGATGCTTTGGATGGCCTTCTTTCCACAAGGACACAATCCTCAAATCGATAATCGACTGACCGCTCGGGAGCGCAATCCGAAATTCGATTCCTATTACCAGAATCATCTCCGCAAATTACTACTCGCGGAAAAAGCCACTCGCTATGTCGCCAAGGCAAACTACCACATCGCGAGATTAGAATACCTGTTGCAACTTTTCCCCGATGCCCGATTTGTCATTCCCGTCCGAAGTCCCATCAGCCATATTGGCTCTCTCGCTCGGCAGCACGAATGGTTCTCCCAGGGTCACCGTCAAGTTCCTCAGTCTCTGGCAGTCATGCAGCGATCGGGGCACTTCGAGTTCGGTCTGGATCGCCGTCCGATCCATCTGGGGAATTCGGAACTCCTCCAGCAAATCAGGAGGGCCTGGGAGAGCGGGGAAGAAACGCTCGGCTGGTCGATCTACTGGGATATGGTCTATCGCTATCTGGCGGACTTGCTCGATTCTCATGAAGGGGTGAGAAAAGCCTCCCTAGTCGTTCGATTCGATGAACTCTGTGAAGAACCGCAGCGGGTGCTGAAGGATGTTTTTGAGCATTGCAGGCTGACGGATTATCTGACGATACTCGACAAATATGTGCCGACGATTCATAGACCGAATTATTACGAATCGCCTTTTTCCCCAAGTGATCTCGCGCAGATCCGAAACCAAACGGATCAGACGGCCGAACGCTGGGGGTGTCCCAAACGAAATGTCGACCCGAAATAATTAAGCCCCTATTATCTAGTATCATTGCAAAAGCATCTGGTGAAACTGTATGTCAACTTCAAACACTCCGAAAGCCAACAATACCCGTCCCACGGCTAACTCCGCACGACTGGCAATACTCAAGAAGCTTTCTCTGGTGGCTTTCGTCTTCGGTTTTGCGATATTTCTGTTCATCGCCGGTGCGATTGTCATGTTCTTTCAGATTCCCCCAGCGGAGATTCTGGAAAAGGCCTTCATTGGTATCCGCGCCGTCATCGAGAGAAGCGACAGCGACGCCCCCGTGTTACTGGACGATTTGCCACAATCGGAAAAAAAAATCGACATAGCCACCAAAACAGCGGACGGCTACACGCTATGCACCTTCGCCGACGGGGCGAACAGTTCCAATTCGAGTGCTTATCTTCTGGACATGAAACAGAAAACGGTTCACCGCTGGGCCATGCCCTTCAGCAAAATCTGGCCTAAGCCGCAGCATGTCCCGACTCCGGTGAAGGATATCTACGTGTCGTTTTTCGGCTGCCATCTATTCCCTAACGGCGATCTGCTCGTCGTTCTCCATGGAGTGCAGCAGACGGCGGTAGGTTATGGTCTGATCAAGCTCGACAAAGATTCGAAATTAATCTGGAGTTATGCCGCCGGCGTTCACCATAGCGTCGATGTAGCATCGGATGGAACAATTTATGCCCTTCAGCACGACATCGCGAAGACTATGCCTGAAGGTCTACAGTTCATTCCCACCCCCTGTCTGGTCGATTCGGTGATAGCTTTAACCCCCGATGGAATCTTGAAGAATCAGCCAATTTCCATTCTGGAAGCTTTTCGAGACTCGCCCTACGCCGCGATCCTTCAATCGTTGGAACCCGCGAAAACGAAGAAGGAGCAGGCGGGTCCGCTCACCGTGCAACGCTTCGATGACAAGACGCGTAAACAGGACGCCGTGCATGCGAATACAGTGCAGGTACTGACACCGGAACTGGCTCAGAAATTTCCATT
The genomic region above belongs to Telmatocola sphagniphila and contains:
- a CDS encoding sulfotransferase; this translates as MTTSVSAPRVNPRPKPSVGKDSPFYVSPTLDYLSRLVTRFPNLWLRLGSLESSLLAPRLSRINITQPIYICGLARSGSTLLHEILSSHSSVGTHRIKDYPFISTPYWWRTATAFNRATSLRERPHRDTMMVSSESPDAIEEMLWMAFFPQGHNPQIDNRLTARERNPKFDSYYQNHLRKLLLAEKATRYVAKANYHIARLEYLLQLFPDARFVIPVRSPISHIGSLARQHEWFSQGHRQVPQSLAVMQRSGHFEFGLDRRPIHLGNSELLQQIRRAWESGEETLGWSIYWDMVYRYLADLLDSHEGVRKASLVVRFDELCEEPQRVLKDVFEHCRLTDYLTILDKYVPTIHRPNYYESPFSPSDLAQIRNQTDQTAERWGCPKRNVDPK
- a CDS encoding arylsulfotransferase family protein, which gives rise to MSTSNTPKANNTRPTANSARLAILKKLSLVAFVFGFAIFLFIAGAIVMFFQIPPAEILEKAFIGIRAVIERSDSDAPVLLDDLPQSEKKIDIATKTADGYTLCTFADGANSSNSSAYLLDMKQKTVHRWAMPFSKIWPKPQHVPTPVKDIYVSFFGCHLFPNGDLLVVLHGVQQTAVGYGLIKLDKDSKLIWSYAAGVHHSVDVASDGTIYALQHDIAKTMPEGLQFIPTPCLVDSVIALTPDGILKNQPISILEAFRDSPYAAILQSLEPAKTKKEQAGPLTVQRFDDKTRKQDAVHANTVQVLTPELAQKFPFLKAGQLLLTLRNLDTIAVLDPESRKIVWAARGPWQAEHDANFLTNGHLLLFDNQGVTKGSRIMEYDPSTQGFPWVYSGENWPSFYSSERGMCQRFTNGNTLVVNSWNGEILELTKDKEVVWDYTPHRFIAFAHRYMPEQVPFLPAGTKPRP